The genomic DNA GGCATAGATTATAGTACGTACCCATATTGTAACATGTAAAAAGCAAACATTTGGAGAAATAATGACATTTAATGAAAAAATTTCTAATTACATTCATCAACTTAAGGAAAAAGGTGAGTATAAACGCATACAAACTTTATTATCTGCTCAGGATGCACAAGTTGAAATGAAAGGCTATGATAAAGTTATGGTATTTTCTTCAAATAACTATTTAGGTTTGGCTAATGAAAGCTCAGTCAAAGATGCCATGAAGAAAAGTATTGATGTTTATGGCGCAGGCACAGCATCAGTAAGGTTTATATGCGGGACTTTAGGAATTCATCAGCAATTAGAACAAGCTACAGCGGACTTGGTTGGAACAGAAGCTGCAACTACATATGCTTCTTGTTGGAATGCAAACGAGGCTGTATTTCAAACATTATTTGGTGAAGGAGATATTCTAATTTCAGATGCTTTGAATCATGCTTCTATTATTGATGGTATGCGTTTGGCAAAAAAAGTTGATAAGAAAGTTTATCAACACAGTGATATGAATCATTTGGAAAATATTTTAAAAGAGTCTTCTGCTTATGAGAATAGGGTTATTATTACAGATGGTGTGTTTTCTATGGAAGGAGATATTGCTAAGTTACCTGAAATCATTGCTTTGGCAAAAAAATACAATGCTATTATTGTTATAGATGACTCGCATTCAACCGGTGTTTTAGGTGCAACAGGAAGAGGTACGGCGGAACATTTTGATTTAATGGGGCAAGTTGATATTATCACAGGCACGTATGGTAAAGCTTTAGGTGGCGCCGCAGGGGGTTTTATAGCTGGTAAAAAAGATGTTGTAGACTACTGTGTTCAGCAATCCCGACCGCAACTATTTTCAAACGCTTTACCTCCTGCTGTAGCCGCAAGTGCATTGCAAGCAATTCAAATTCTTGTTAGAGAACCAGAAAGAGTAGAAAAACTTAGGAATAATGCTAAATATTTTAGACGTCGTATCAAAGATAAAGGCTTAAATCCTTTGGAAGGGGATACACCCATTGTGCCTATTATTGTTGGCGAAACCTCATTAGCCATAAAAATGAGTGAGCGTTTACTAGAAGAAGGTTTATTTGTTACAGGCTTTGGATTTCCTGTTGTTCCCAAAGGTGAGGCACGTTTAAGAATACAAATTTCTTCAGCACATAATAAAGAATTGATGGATCAAGCCATTGAAAAAATAGCAAATGTTTATGCGCAACTTAACTAAAAAAAAGTTTGCTTGGTTTTTAAGTACAGACTATTTGCTGAAAAACCCAGTTAATTTATAGTGCTTAAAAATTCTGAGTAGATTAATTTTTTAAATTTTAGAGATAGTGTTTTAAATTGAAGTAGTAACAAGAGAAAAAAACAATTTCTACCAACTCAGACAGTTGCTTGGCTTTGTCAAGCAAAACCCGCTGCACGAAATCTGTTTTTTCTCTTAAGGCGTTACTATGTAAACTTAAAATACTATGGTTGAAGTATAGCGGTTTAGTTAGATTTTTTAAATAAACTTTATTTTTGGGCTAATGCAATGTACCAGACTTTTTCTGATATAAAATATAAGATGGCTTGATTGTCTTTTCCTTTAGAAAAATAAGTTTTAAAGTCAGCAGTATTTTCTTCTTCAGGTGTAAAAGTAAAAGCATTTTCTTGTTTTAGTGCTAAGTCAATATTTTGTATTACCAGGTCAGTGTTTGAATTTTCTTCTTGGTTGAAGGTGCTTAGGCTAGCCGTTTGATTGTTGCAAAAACTTTTAAATTTAGGGGATAGGGCATAAATATCATATTTCTTGTCTTTGTATAAAGCTGCGCTTACTGGCTGAGCTTTAAGTGCGCTGAATAGTTCTGAGTTAAATCGTAAAAGATACAAATCAGATCGATAGGTTTCATCACTATCTTCACAAAACTCATTGATTGAGCAATTCTGTAAACCAAATTCAGGTGAAGAGACAGAAATATAAAATTCAGTATCAATGTCATTTTCTGACGTATAACGGAAGCTTTCACCATCTTGGGTTAATTGATCTTGTGGCACAGAAAAGCTCTGGCCAATAAAGGAGTTATTATCGTTTTTAAAAGCAGGGCTTAAGCTGTAAATACCTTCTTTATTTCTATTTAAGTACATTGGGCCATAGTCAATTGATATAACGGATGCTTTTTCTCCGGGTTCTAGGCCTCCTCGTCTTCCAGTCTGTCTTCTTCTAGCTTCAGCCAATTCTGAAACACTTGAATTTCCATTGTCTTGAAGATTTTGCTGTCTATCATCATCAGTAGGAGGGGTGCTTTCTTGTTCTTTATAGTTGCAGGTCGTAGAAAGTGCAATATTAAGCCTGATCATATCCTCTGTTTTTGAGTCGTCTGTGGTTTTGTCTTCTTTACTAACAGGGTTTTCGGGTAAGTTGAGTTGTCCTGGTGTTATAGGAGCATTGAGGTCTACTTGTATTTTATCGGGTGTACAAAATACAAGACTTAAAAGACATAGATAAATTAAGCTGTTTAAATAAATTTTATACACTTCAGGTGTATTATATGTATTTTAGGATGCATTGCAACACTTTTTTTAGCTTTAAACTACTGTAAACACACTATTTTTAAAAAATAATACAAGATTAGGTAGACAATCATGACGTTTTGTTAGAATGTTCTGCCTATGAAAAAAACATTGATGGATACATATAAAATTAGTTTTACAAAAAGTAGTGGTTACAAAAATGTTATTTTAGCAATAGATAAGAATTTTGTCCTACAAGATAATTCAATAACTCTTGATGTTGCAATTAAATCCAGGGTTGAAACATTTTTAAATGCTAATAACCAAGATAAAGAAAAAAAAGTTCTAAGTTTTTCTCTTTATGAACACGGCATAGAGCAAGTTTATTTGGTTAATGTTGATACAAAAGATAATGCTGCCTTGATTGAAAGATTTGCCAGCTTAGGTCAAAAAGTACGCTCCGCAAAAATCGCTGATATAGCGCTGTATGCTTGGAAAGGTGCCTCTGGCTCAGGAGCTTTAGCGGCTGCTGCAGAAGGTTTTCTTTTAGGAAGCTATGTTTTTAAAGGTTATAAAAACCTTAAGGGTTATCAAGTAGATTTTACTGGCCTAGATATTGTTGTTTCTGATGCTGAAAAAACCAAGACGCTTGAAGCCGAGCTTGATGAAGTTAAAGCTATGGTTGCAGGGACTTTTTTAACCAGAGACCTTGTTAATGAGCCAGCCAATATCATAAACCCATCTAGTATGGAACAAATTGCACGCGACTTAGCCAAATCAGGTGTATGGAAAGTTGAAGTTTTGGATCAGCAGCAGATCATTAAAAAAGGCATGAATTTACTTAATTCTGTGGGTATGGGGAGTATTGAAAAGCCAAGATTGGTACACTTATCCTATAGACCTCAAGGAGCAAAAAAAACAATTGCTGTTGTAGGTAAAGGTGTGACCTATGATACGGGTGGTTACTCTTTAAAACCGCAAAATGCCATGTATGGCATGAAATCAGATATGGGTGGGGCAGGTACATGTTATGGTTTGGTGAGTATTATTGCTAAAACTGGTATTAAAGTTAATGTTGATGTGTACACTCCATTGGTTGAAAATATGGTCAGTGATAGAGCAACTAAGCCGGGAGATGTTTTTGTTGCTTATAATGGTAGAAGTGTAGAAATTGAAAACACAGATGCCGAAGGCCGACTTATCTTAGCGGATGCATTATCTTATGCTGCAGAAAAAAAACCAGATTATATTGTTGATATGGCTACATTAACAGGAGCAATTGTTGTTGCGCTTGGTGATGAAATATTTGCTGCCTTTACCAAAGAAGATGAAGTCTTTACTGGAATTGAGAAAGCTGCGCAGGCATCGTCTGAAAAAATTTGGAGAATGCCTTTAGAAGAGTCTTATAAAAAGATGCTTAAGAGTGATGTTGCCGATTGTAAAAACGTTGGAACGCGTTCAGGCGGCGCAATAACAGCGGCTTTGTTTTTATCAGAGTTTGTTGGTGATGTCCCTTGGTGTCATTTAGATATAGCTCCAACTGCTTTTAGTGATACAAATTCTGCTTTATTTCCTAAAGGCGGTACGGGCAACCCTGTGAGAAGTATGTATCGTTGGTTAAAGAGCTTAGCTTAATAACTGAAGCACATAAATTATTAAGAACGTGCTGTTTGTAAAAAGAGCACGTTTTTTATTGTGAAAAAAAGAAAACAGTAAATTTATCAAAAAAACTTAAGGCATTGGGAAAGAACCAGCACATTATGGGAATATAGGCATTGGCAACACTATGATAAATAATGGCCGGCCATAGGCTTTTATGAAAATGGGTAGCATAAGCCATGGCAACTCCAAGCACCAGTGAACCTAAATGATAGGTGCCGTGGGTACTCATAAATAACAAGGCGCTAAATAATACTGCAATATGCAAGTTGTATTTTTGTTTTAGGGCAGGGAATAATAAACCTCTAAAAAAAATTTCTTCACTCAGAGGTGCTAATAAAAATAAAAAAGCATAGTCCATTTGAGTATAGGGGCAAATGCTTTGGCCATGCCAGGGAATAAACCATTGACCAGTTTTTTGGTAGTCAAGAAAACTATAAGCTCCAAGCAAAAACATGCTAAAAAACGGGATGATTGATGCATACGCTAAGCCGTAGAGTATATTTTTAATAATTGAGTGGGTAAAGTAAGCTTTGATATTAAGTTTTAAAGGTTGAGCAAACCGTATAATAAAAAATGAAGCTAAAAATAAATAAATTTGCGGTGATAATAAAACTGTAGAAAAAGAGTTTCGTCCAATATTTTGCGCTGGCAACACCCAAGCATTAAAAAGCCCGGCATAAATAAGCAAGGCAACTAAAATAGAATTGAGGGGCATTAAATTTGACCGCTGGTGGTTAAATAAAATAACAAAACGAAAGGCAAGAGAACAATGGGTATACCAAAAATCACTCGCAAGATTCCCCAAAGGGTACTCTTTCTTTTTCTTCGGATGCTTTGAATACCACGGCCAATATTGAAAGCGCCAATACCAAACAGAAAAACCAAAGCCAGCAATACACCATACGTTTTGTTCACAAGGGCAGTATAGTAAACAGAGGGCTAAATGTCACAAAAAATTAATGTGTTAAAAATTATAATGCAGGGCTGCCAAGAATTAAGGTGAGTTCACCTTTGAGGTTACCTGGACGTGTTTTTATTGTTTTTAGCAAGCTTGCAGCAGATCCCAATTGGTATTCTTCATAGGTTTTACTCATTTCTCTGGCCATGAAAATTTGTTTTTCAGGGCATAAATCCGCTAATACATAGAGAGTTTTTTCAACTCTTTTAGCACTTTCAAAAAAAACGATAGGGTCGGGAAAGTTAACGAAGTATTCTAGGGCTTTACTACGAAGTTTCCCTTTTTTAGCCAAAAAACCTAAAAATAAAAAACTTTCTCCTTTGAGGCCACAAACCGATAAAGCTGTGCTTACGGCACTTGGTCCAGGCAAGGGGATAACTGAATAACCTTGGTCTCTACAAATTGCAACCAAACGGTTACCAGGATCGCTGATGCAAGGAGTTCCAGCATCAGTAACAAAGGCAACATCCTCGCCAAGGTTTAAATGTTCAATAATTGTTTTAGAAGCCTGCATGATTTTAAACTCATCTGCTCTTATTAGGGGCTTTTTGAGTGACAATTTACTGAGTAAAATTCCCGTTTTTCGAGTATCTTCACTGGCAACCAAGTCAACGTTTTCCAGTGTTTTAACGCTTCTTGGGCTAAGATCATCTAGATTACCAATAGGTGTGGGAACAATAAAAAGTGTTCCCGCAGTGTTTAAAGGTTTTTCAATCATGCAAGAGTACGCTATAATAGATAAAGAACGTTATGAAAATGAAAATATTAAAACAACAGGCTTTATTTTTACTGGTTTTTTTGTTTGTGAGCTGTGGGGGCAAAGGCGGCTCTTTAATGGCTGACTTAATCACAACTGGTATGAGCAACCCTGAAAATATAGATAAGTTTATTGCTACGGTCAGTAGCCCAGGTGCGGACAATCTATTTTATCCAAGCAGCTGTTTAGAGTGTGATAATGGCTCAAGTAACTGTGATGCAGGGGATAAGTGCGTTGCACAAAATTGTGGTTTTGATCCCTCTGGACCATTTTCTTTAGATATAACCTTTGGTAGTTTCCCCAAAGGTTCAACAGTGCAAGTGACTGTATGTGCTCTAGATAATACTCCACAATTCATTGGTTTTGCTCAAAGTAATGCTGTCAATGCGGATGGTGAGTTGGTCTTATTAACCATGCAAAATGACAGTGGTGGAGGTGACTGCAGTCAATGGATGCCCCCACTTTGTTCGTGAACCATTTTAAAAAGCGATTCCCAAGACTTTAAGCTTTGTTTGGGGACAAGAAAAAACAACACCTTAGAAATTATTCAATATCAAACTTAATTAGCTTAGGTCACTGCGTGTAACCAATTTAGCTTTTGGTTTTTTCTCGTTACTCTCTTGATTTTCATGGCTGGAGGAGGGTTCTTTATTGTCATTTGAAAAAGTATTTGCCATCTTCTCACTCTGCTTTTCATCTGTTGAATCACTGACAGACTTTTCTTTACGATCAATTTTGTTTGCTTGAGGTGAAGGTTTTTGAGCTAGTTTTGGTTTTTTAGAAGCTTTTTCTTTTTTTGGTTCTAATGCAGTTGTTGTAGCATTGGTGTCTTGTTTTTCATTTACAATTATTGTGTTCTCTGTACTTTTTGCAGTAGAAGCATCTTCAGGCAATGCTTTTTCTTTTTTCGATGACATTATGCCATGGCCAGTAAAATTAATAGTGTAAGTTTCGATGTGGACATTGGCCTGTTCTTTGATAACAATTTTTCTACCTGTTTTATTTTCTATATATTGAATAAACGGATATTGCTCATGTTTCAAAATATTACCAACACTAGGGTGAACACATAATTCAACATTTTCATAACTGTTACGTTCAATTATAATATGCTCAAGTTTTCTTAAAAGGTCATAAGCAATTGTTACAGAGGATTTGTGGTAACCGTTACCATTACAATTGCTACAAGGTTCACACAAACTTCTTACTAAACTTTCTCTTGTTCGTTTACGTGTCATTTCAACCAAACCAAGCTCAGAAATCTGTAAAACATTGGTTTTAGCTTTGTCATCCGCTAAATTTTCTTCCAGCTTTTTATAGACTTTTTCTCGATTGGAACGGCGATCCATATCAATAATATCAAGAATAATTAAACCGCCTAAGTTACGTAAACGCAACTGAGATACAATTTCATCAACTGCTTCTAGATTTGTTTGTAAAACTGTTTCTTCCAAGCTTTTTGAGCCAACGAACCTACCTGTATTGACATCAACAGAGGTTAAAGCCTCGGTTTGTTCAATGATTAAATATCCACCAGATTTCAACCACACTTTTTTACCTAAGGCTTTGTTTAACGGTTCTTCCAAATTATAATGTTCAAACAATGGTTTTGAATCTTTATACAAATGAACTACATCTTGGCCACGACCTTTAAGACTTGGACCCATAAAATCTAGAATTTTTTTATAGTCTGTTTTGTTATCAACAATAATTTCTTCTACATCTTGAGTAAAAAAGTCTCTGACCAATCGTTCTACCAAGTCAAGGTCTTCATGAATCAAGGCAGGGGATTTTGCTAATTTATTTTTTCTTAAGATATTTTTCCATTGTTTTTCAAGATATTCTACATCACTAGCGATGCTTTCATCACTTTGTCCAGATGCGGCAGTTCTAATAATAAACCCACCTTCAAGTGTTTGAGTTTCTTCGATGACAGCGCGCAAACGCTTGCGTTCTTTTTCATGGTCAATTTTGCGAGAAACACCAACATGATTGACAGTTGGCATGTAAACCAGATTTCTACCTGGTAATGATACATGAGATGTTAAACGAGCACCTTTTGTACTGATAGGATCTTTGGCTACTTGCACCATCACATCTTGACCTTGTGTTAAGACATGCTCTATTTTTTTATCGTTTTTATTTTTACGACGTGCTTCTTGAATTTCTCTGGCATCAAAAGCATCACCCAATTCATTTAAGATATCACTAACATACAAGAAAGCAGCACGTTCCAAGCCTATATCTACGAAAGCTGCCTGCATACCTGGGAGCACACGAGTTACTTTTCCTTTGTAGATATTACCAACAACACCTTGTTGGTTGGTTCGCTCAATGTAAACTTCTGCCAGTTTATTGTTTTCTACCACACCTACACGAACTTCTTGTGGTGTAGAGTTAACCAATAGTTTTGATTTAATCATATTTAATCCCTTCTTAAAGGGAGATAAAATGCAAAGTATAGAGTAGCAAACGGTCTTTAATATAGATTTGATAAAGTTTAATGTATGATATTAAACTTTAAATCTGAATATTGTGTTGTTTGATCCCATGTTACAAAAATTTTATCTACCCTAGCTTGAGGCGGGCCATGCTGGCACCATTGCAATAACTTATTTAAGCTTTGCAGTGATCCTTGAGCATCAATCTTTACATCACCATTAGAAAGGTTGGTTACGAATCCTTGAATTTGAAGTTTTGAAGCTTGTTTTTGGGTATTTCTCCTAAAATAAACAGCTTGAACCTTTCCCTGTACAATGGCACAAAATCGTCTAGCCAAACGCACCTCATGTTAAAAAACACTTAAAGTTTAAAGTAACAAGCCAACACCCAATGTGCCACGTGCTTTGCTACCTTAAAGTTATATCAGAAAATATATCAAGTCATCTGACTTGGAAATCTCCCTAGTAAAAACAATACTTTAATAGTATGAATTTTATAATAATGCAATTAAATTTATGCTTTGTTTTTCGCTATTTTAAGCGTGTATCTAGTGTTTTTGACAGTTTTTTATTGATTTATGCTTTAAAATAAGGTTAAAAGCAGCTTTCGTTAAGCAAGAAAGGTTAATCATGGGTAAAAAAGATAATAGAAGAACACCAAAAATGAAAAGAAAAGTAGGTCAAAAAAAACTTAAAGCCAGAGTTGCTAGAAGAAAGCAAGAATCATCGAAAAAATAAAGTATAAAACCTCTATTTTAACCAGTGATTCTATCAGCATTCAGGCTGAATATTGGTTAAATTCTAATGCAAGTTCAAATGACGTTCTTGTGCTTGCTCATCCACACCCTTTACATGGGGGTAGTTTAAACAATAAAGTTATTGACCAGCTTTTTAAAAAATTTAATGGCTACGCAGCGTTGCGTTTTAATTTTAGAGGGGTTGGGGAAAGCTCAGGTCAATATGACCAGGGTTTTGGTGAATTGGATGATCTAATGGCGGTCATAGATTATTCACTAAAAACCTTTGACTGTCAGTTAGAAAATATTGTTCTCTGTGGTTACTCTTTTGGATCATGGATAGCTTGGCAACTGACAACAGCACATAATTGGAAGTTAAAAGCATTGCATCTTATTGCACCTCCTGCACTTAAATATCCATTTAACGCAAGCATTCCACAAGCAACCAATGTTTATATTTGGAGTGCTGAAAAAGATGAACTGATTGACCATCAAAATACGCTTGATTGGGTAGAGCAACTGCGCAATGATGCAGGTAAAAAAATTCAGCACACAACAATTAAAGAGGCTGACCATTATTTTATTGGAAAGACGGTCTCTTTAATTGATCAAGTTTTAGCAGTATTGAACACATAACTTTTTTATTGGGTGTATCAAAATAAAACCAACTGCAGATAAATTATATAACTCTGTTTTATTATATATTGCGATTTTTAATATTTAAAATAAGATGATTCAATGATTTTAAGTAATTTAGAGTATGTTCCTCATAAACAGATTAACCAACATCTAGGGATTGTTTCAGGCAGTACAGTCAGAGCAAAACATGCAGGTAAAGATTTACTCGCTGGATTAAAAAACGTATTTGGTGGTGAACTAACGGCTTATACTGAACTACTATCTGAGTCTAGAGAAGAAGCCATGCAAAGAATGATTGCACAAGCAGAAAGCTTAGGTGCCAATGCAATTATCAATATAAGGTTTTCAACATCTTCGGTAACCGCTGGAGCAGCTGAATTGTATGTTTATGGAACGGCTGTAAAGTTAGATTAATTGTATGTTTGAACTTTCGATAACAGTGATATCACTGGCCTTAGGTTATTTTATAGGTAGTGCAGTAGAAAAAAAGCACTATGCCTCTATACGTATAAGAGAACAGCAGTTAGCAAATCTACATGTTTATAATACAAAAAAATTGAGTGAAGAAGATAAAAAAAGTGAATATGCAACAGTATTGGTTGAAGGACATGTGGTTATTGCTATTGATGCATTTAAAAAACTTAGCAGTGCTTTGAGTAGTTTTTTTGGTGGTAGAGTAAAAGCTTATGAAAGTATCATTGATAGAGCTAGACGTGAAGCAACACTGCGAATGAAAGAAAAAGCTCAAACATTAAAAGCAGATAAAATTATGAATTTTCGTATTATTACTTCCACAATTGGGCAACAGCAGGGTGATAAAGGTACGGGTGCTGCTGAAGCTATTGCTTATGGCACAGCCTTTATTAAACTGAATAAAAACTCATAAATCAACTTATATAGATGCCAGCACAAAAATTACCCAATGAATTTGTAAACTTTAGCCAAGAGCACCCTTTAAAAGGTGTGCTAAAAATGTTACTCAGCTTAGCTGTTATTATGGGACTGATTTTTGTTGCTCTGTTATTGTTTTTTCAGTGGTTTGCACCAAGCATCAGTTTTAAAACTGAAAAAAAATGGTTTTCAAAATCATTTGTTTTTTCAAGCAATAAAAACTTTTTGCAACACAATGACCAGTATTTTCAAGATCTAAACAATCTTGTTCAAAATATAGCACGCCAAGCTGGTTTTGATCAGGGTGATATTGAACTATACATTGCGTGCAATGATCTTAACAATGCCTTTGCCTATCCCGGAGGGAAACTTATTTTTAATAAAGGCTTACTCAAGACAATTAACAGTGAAAATGAATTGGCTATGGTTATTGGCCATGAATTAGGACATGTTCTTCATAGAGATCATCTCAAAGGTTTGGGCATAGGATTATCCATGGGGATTGTAGCAATGTTTATCCCAAAAGACCTAAGGTCTATGGTAACTGAAAAAATGAACCAATGGTTAATGTTGAAACATAATAGAGATCAAGAGGCTAAAGCCGATATTGAAGGGGTTAAGCTTTTGTATAAACATTATGGTCATGTTAGTGGTGCAGAAGATTTTTTTAAAAAAATGGCCAAAGATGAAGCGTCACCTTTAAATCAATATGAAAAAGATTGGTTTTCTACACACCCATCGTCAGAAAAACGTATTGATAGACTCAATACTTATATCCTAGAACAAGATTGGCCAAAGATGAAGCTTATAGATTATCAAAAAGATCATTGGGACAACTTATGTCGCACAAGTTTAAGTGAATAAAAGAGTTTTTTAGAAAAAATTAGTTTAAGTTATTAATATTAAATGGTTTTATAAGTGTGTTTTTGGCATGGCTGTTGCATTTAACTATGTATTATGAAAAATACTGTCAAAATTATGGTTATATGCATGGTTTTAACAGGGGGAACTGTATTTGTTAAAGTGGCGAGTAATGCATTTAAGCAGCAAACAAAACAATACAGCGTTAATCTAGAGCAAAAAAATAAAGAAAAACTAATGATTGCAATAGAAGCAGAAAAAGAAGCACAAGAGGCTTTAGATGCTTACTATGGTGAAGTTTATGCTGCAAAAGCGCAATCCAAAGAATCAAAAAAAGCATTTAAGTTTGATGCACCAAAACATGATATTAAGGATATTGACATCAAAGACATTGATTTGGCTAGCCTTAAAACGGATGACTTAAATAGTAAGTTTACAACCCAAGATTCAGATGTTCATTTACGTTTATGGAAAAAGAATCCTAAAGAGTTTTTAAACAATAAAATATAGTTTTATATTTTTATTGGTATGTTTGAACATCAATAGAAAAAAAACTAGAAATAGCATCAATAAGTGGTCTGCAACTTTCTTTGTTTAATGCACTGATGCCAATAGCATTGTATTGTTGACAGATTTCTTGAGCATGCTCGGCTTCTAGTAGATCAATTTTATTAAAGACCAAGATTTTTTTTATATTTTGACAGTCAAGTTCAGTTAAAATTTGATCTACAATTTCTATATGATCATGAAATGCCGGATTAGATACATCAATAACATGCAATAATAACTGCGCATCTTGAATTTCTTCTAGAGTGGCTTTAAACGCTTGCATCAAATCTTTTGGTAAGTTTCTGATGAAACCTACCGTATCCGTTAAAATAACTTCTCTTTCTTGTGGGAAACGCAAGCGCTTTGAAAAGGGATCTAAGGTGGCAAATAATTTATTTTCTGCCATAGCCTTAGCTTGGGTTAAAGTATTTAAAAGAGTAGACTTACCAGCATTGGTATAACCTAAAATAGATACAATAGGCACTTGATTTCTGATTCTTGATTTTCGTTTTTCAAAACGTTTTTTTTCAAGTTGCTTGAGCTTTTTTTCTAAATTATTGATTTTATCTCGTGCTTTTCGAGTATGAACTTCAAGTTTGGTTTCTCCAGGACCTCTACCACCAATACCACCCGTTAATCTTGATAAATGAGTCTCTCGCTCTCTAAGACGTGGAAGCATATACTTAAGTTGTGCAAGTTCTACTTGAAGTTTACCATCATGACTTTGAGCACGTTTAGCAAAAATATCTAAAATGAGTTGAGTCCTATCAATAACTTTTAAGTCTGTGAGTTTACCAATATTACTTAGCTGTGTTGGACTAAGGTCTTGCAAAAAAACAAGATAATCAACCTCTTTAAATAAAGCATCTTCTGCAATACTTAACAGCTTACCTTGTCCAAAAAAGGTTTTAACGTCTGGCGTGTCTTTTCTTTGAAGAGCTTGATCAACCACATTTAAGCCAGCTGTTTTGCACAGTTCTAGTAGTTCAGCGTAATCTTGTTCAAAAAATAAATTTTTAGAGGTTTTTATGGCACAAATAATAGCTTGATTATCAGGCCTTAAATCTTCTGCTGCAGCAGTGTTTGATATAATTTCTTTTTCTAAATCAATTGAAAATTGATAGGCATCAAAATGATCATTGATATCAAATGGTTCAAGACTTAATGTTGCTTGCGTATACTTTGGGTTAGGGTGTAAATAAGATAAATTGCAAAAGCTATAATCTGGGTTTTTTTTATGGGAAGAAACTTGTATTTTACAAACATAATCTAAACGTTTGATCAAGAGGTTGTTAATGTTTTGCTGGCTCAATAGATTAGAAAATGGAGATACAATAAACATGCGCATGCCACTTAGCCTGACAAGACCTTGACGAAATCTTTGTAAATCAGGAAAATTAACATCCTTAGCATTGCCAATGCTAACGGCGATGATTTCACCAGATCGACTTTGTATAGCAGCAATATGTATATTTAGGCTTAGGGCAATATTTGATAGTGCATTCAAAGTTGGTTTTGCAATTAAATCCTGGCGTTTAAATTTATAACGTAGAATTTTTTGTAACTCTTTTTTATAATGACTTTTGAGATGCTCTGAGTGGCCAAGAATAGGAAGTGTTTTCATAAGTTATCAAACTAAAAAAATTATTTTTTTAATAACTGCTGAGCAGTTGCATAAGGAATTTC from Oligoflexia bacterium includes the following:
- the hflX gene encoding GTPase HflX, which codes for MKTLPILGHSEHLKSHYKKELQKILRYKFKRQDLIAKPTLNALSNIALSLNIHIAAIQSRSGEIIAVSIGNAKDVNFPDLQRFRQGLVRLSGMRMFIVSPFSNLLSQQNINNLLIKRLDYVCKIQVSSHKKNPDYSFCNLSYLHPNPKYTQATLSLEPFDINDHFDAYQFSIDLEKEIISNTAAAEDLRPDNQAIICAIKTSKNLFFEQDYAELLELCKTAGLNVVDQALQRKDTPDVKTFFGQGKLLSIAEDALFKEVDYLVFLQDLSPTQLSNIGKLTDLKVIDRTQLILDIFAKRAQSHDGKLQVELAQLKYMLPRLRERETHLSRLTGGIGGRGPGETKLEVHTRKARDKINNLEKKLKQLEKKRFEKRKSRIRNQVPIVSILGYTNAGKSTLLNTLTQAKAMAENKLFATLDPFSKRLRFPQEREVILTDTVGFIRNLPKDLMQAFKATLEEIQDAQLLLHVIDVSNPAFHDHIEIVDQILTELDCQNIKKILVFNKIDLLEAEHAQEICQQYNAIGISALNKESCRPLIDAISSFFSIDVQTYQ
- a CDS encoding alpha/beta fold hydrolase, with the translated sequence MLAHPHPLHGGSLNNKVIDQLFKKFNGYAALRFNFRGVGESSGQYDQGFGELDDLMAVIDYSLKTFDCQLENIVLCGYSFGSWIAWQLTTAHNWKLKALHLIAPPALKYPFNASIPQATNVYIWSAEKDELIDHQNTLDWVEQLRNDAGKKIQHTTIKEADHYFIGKTVSLIDQVLAVLNT
- a CDS encoding M48 family metallopeptidase encodes the protein MPAQKLPNEFVNFSQEHPLKGVLKMLLSLAVIMGLIFVALLLFFQWFAPSISFKTEKKWFSKSFVFSSNKNFLQHNDQYFQDLNNLVQNIARQAGFDQGDIELYIACNDLNNAFAYPGGKLIFNKGLLKTINSENELAMVIGHELGHVLHRDHLKGLGIGLSMGIVAMFIPKDLRSMVTEKMNQWLMLKHNRDQEAKADIEGVKLLYKHYGHVSGAEDFFKKMAKDEASPLNQYEKDWFSTHPSSEKRIDRLNTYILEQDWPKMKLIDYQKDHWDNLCRTSLSE
- a CDS encoding heavy metal-binding domain-containing protein, coding for MFELSITVISLALGYFIGSAVEKKHYASIRIREQQLANLHVYNTKKLSEEDKKSEYATVLVEGHVVIAIDAFKKLSSALSSFFGGRVKAYESIIDRARREATLRMKEKAQTLKADKIMNFRIITSTIGQQQGDKGTGAAEAIAYGTAFIKLNKNS
- a CDS encoding YbjQ family protein, whose translation is MILSNLEYVPHKQINQHLGIVSGSTVRAKHAGKDLLAGLKNVFGGELTAYTELLSESREEAMQRMIAQAESLGANAIINIRFSTSSVTAGAAELYVYGTAVKLD